The nucleotide sequence TTGGCCTGTGCACCTGGTTTTAAACATCTTGACTCCAGCAAGAGTATCAGGCCCCATTTCCAACAAAAACATGACTAGCAGGCTGAGTTACGGGTACTGCTCATGGTTTGCCTCCGGTAATGTGGTAACGGCCCTGTATATGTCCTTACTGTGCTTCACTGAtggcctgtgtctgtgtctcatgGCCTGCTTAAGTGTCTTCATGGTGAGTGTCCTCTACAGACATAAGAGACAAGTCCAGCACATCCACAGTGCTCAACACTGTCGGAAAGTCTTGCCTGAGGACAGAGCTGCCCAAACTATCCTTACCCTGGTGTGCATATTTGTTATCTCTTATGCATTCTCCTCCATTGTTGTCATCTTTACAACCTACTCAAAAGGTTCAGTGCTATGGAAAGTAGGTGTATTCCTATTTATAGAAATGTGCTTTCCCATTGTTTGCCCATTTGTTCTCCTCAGCAATATCAAGTCTAGTTCCAGTCTGTTTTTACCATGCTGTGGTAATAGAAAACTTTTTCCAAATTTGACATGAGCGCTGTTTGTATGCCTTTGctgatttatttgcatattcttttatttattgtagAATGCTAAGACTTCAGTTTGAACATgtcagatatcctcctgcctctacctccttcagcaaatcctgcTTGCATATTCCATAACAACTGccaataaaactcaagtccatgtggatcaaagacttcagcaTAAATCAGGTACAATGAATATTCTATAATGGAAaatggggccgggcggtggtggcgcacgcctttaatcccagcacttgggaggcagaggcaggcagatctctgtgagttcgagaccagcctggtctacaggagctagttccaggacaggctccaaaaccacagagaaaccctgtctcgaaaaaccaaaaaaaaaaaaagaaagaaagaaagaaagaaagaaaaagaaaatggggaataGCATCAAACTCATTGATAAAgggacaacttcctgaacagaacatgGATAGTGCAAgtactaagatcaacaattaataaatttgaCCTCATgaatctgaaaagcttctgtaaggtaaaggacACTGGCAATAGgagaaaatggcagcctacagaatgggaaatgattttCACCAACTCTACATCTGATAGAGTgccaatattcaaaatatataaatatctcaagaaactagacatgatAAACCAAACActctaatttaaaaatgaggtaccgATCTAATCAGAGAATTCTCAGTAGAGGAGATTCAAATGGctaaaaaaacacttttaaaatgttcaacttccttagccttCTTTGAAATATTAATCAAAACCACTTTGGGATTCCATCTTATTCTTAGAATGGCTAAGGACattaacacaagtgacagctcatgatGGTAAGGATGTGCAGCAAAAgaaacactcctctattgctgctgggaatgcaaactggtagccactgtggaaatcagtgttgcaATTCCTGAGAAACCTGGTAACGGACCTCAAGACACAGTTATACCAttcttggacatatatccaaaggatattccattctaccacaaagacacttcaTCAACTGTGGTTATATATAGTGGctgtattcataataaccagaaactttATACATGACTTAGCTGGCCTCCGAGTGTAGCAtgcttaaagaaaatataataaatttacaaaatggagtagtATCATTGGTtataaaatgacatcatgaaatttgcaggcaaatgaatggaacttaAAAATCCATCTTGTTTAAAGTAACCTGTTGTAAAATagttgtttaactatgtaaaagtgTGTTCTGTTTGTTTATGTCGTAGACTATTTATTTAACTACGTAAAGGtgggttgcatttgtttaattaggtGAAGATGTGTGGCTGTTTTACCTCGCCTGCCTATGGgacctgattggtctaaaaaaCAAGCTGAATAGTCAGTAGTGAGGGAGAAGGTATAGGTTGAACTTCCAAGAATTGAGAGTACGTAGGAGGAGTTTAAActtgagagagaaaggaaaagaagaaagaagagaagacaatAGAGAATCACcaagagccagccagccagactcagaggaaacagaaaagtaggacatacaaatgaaggaaaactaaaaatctccaaagcaaaatgtaaaagaatagaTACAGGTTAAATTAAGGTAAAGTGTTAGTGGGACAAAGCTCATGTTGAATATTTaagattaataataagtctccatggtTGGCAGCCCAAAGTAAATGCTATATCTCCTGTAAACCACTTCAGAAAGACATAGTATTTATTCAcctataagtggatattagctgttaaataaatgataatcatgctacaatccacagtcccagagagaCTAAGCTACGGAGATGGTTCAAGAGGGGGCACATGGATCTTTTAGGGAATGGGAAATTGAATAGATTTTGCAGGTGTGTGGATAAAGATGGGAATGGGCAGGACTGGGTGTGGGTGGAGGAATGGAGGAGAAATGACTGAAATTAGATGGTATTTGGGAGGAAATAGGGAAATCTAGTGCACTGGAAAAAATCCCTGGAATCTCAAGGCtgaccctagtgaggactcctactAATGgaggatatggagcctgaactgtTCATTTTCCAGAAGTAGGTAACACTTGTAGTCATGGGAttaggacaccaacccagccacataaccttcaaCCAACAGCCTGTCCTGACTGCAAGATGTGCTGGAACAATGGgtgcacagaacttgtgggagtggccaatcaaTGGTTTAATTTGAGGCCCACACTAAAAGAGGGAGTCCAAGTCCAACACTGCCTGGATGACAAGGAATGGAGGCTAGATAGCCTGAAGACCAGGATTAGTGCCTAGCCCAGCCCTCAGCAGAGAGGCTGCCTCTGACAGCTGCTGGGAATTGATATAGAGACCCAAAGCCAAACATTAGTGAGAGAGAGAACCCAGTTTGGTTGTCTCCATCAGGTCTCTCTCCTAAGATCTTGGAGATCTATGGAGGTGACAAGAGGACTaatgggagccagaggggttgaaGACCTGAGGGAGTGTCGTCCGAGGAATCAACAAAGCAGGAGTCAACTGAAGCTGCAATTGTGGAGCTTGCATGGGTCTGGGCTTGGTCCTCTGCGTATATGCTGTAGTTGTTGGCTTGGGACTATTGAGGGACCCCTGACTGTAGGCCTGGGGATGTCTTTAACTCTGTTGCTTGTTCTTGGGCCAATTTTCCACCTCCTGAGTTACCTTGCCCAGCCTGCATGTGAGGGTTTGTGCCTCGTCTTATATCTTGCTGTGCTGTGTTTGGCTGATGTTACTGGAATGTACTCtataagagaataaataagaattgtttaaaaagaaataaaataccaagCACCCTAAAACTGACCCTGTGTCATGTGGTATTATAACTCGAcattttattataacatttttCTTATGTAATTTACTATAGAGTAGTGAGAATTTTCCAAATATGTAGAATCATCGTATTTTACAAATTACTATGTGACAATAGGCAAAATATAggtgaaaaagaagaaattaatctGTGTGGCCAGAAATTATCTTAACACTTAGGAAAGGATCTTCTGCTCtggtgtgtgtgattatgtgtgcTGGGGTAGGAGggcttattcttattttatctgTATAGGTATTTTTATGACATGTATTTTTATGCACCTTGTGATAAAGtacctgaagaggtcagaagagagcattgacCCCTTAGGActtggagttacacatggttttGAGCCAGCATTGAGTACTGGAAATAAAATTTGTCCCCTTTAGaggagcaatcagtgctcttaaccatcaaaCCATCTCTAGAGCCCTGAGATGTCTTGATCATATCTTAAATTGATAttttgtgtaggtatgtgtgccatggtgtatgtatgtgcaccacatatatgcatgtttgcTACTTAAAGAGGCAAGAACAGCACATTGGATCCTCTgcaattggagttatagacagttgtcagTCACTTGATGTGtttgctgggacctgaactcagttcctctggaagtCCACTGCACGCTTTGCCCACTTTGCCAGCTCTCTAGCCCCAAGCTGTGGTTTAGTGTGCCTCATACGTAGACACTACAGTTCTTCAAGGGTGATCACTGCTCTGAAAATGCtgtagaaaaatggatggaaacaaaattaaccttaagaAAAATGTCAGCCCCACAAAGACAAatcttacattttctttcatgTGAAACCAGGGAACAAAAAAGAACCAGAGAAAGATACGAGCTactgagaagaggaaaagaaccaGTGCGCAGGAGAGTGGGAATAGATGAGAGGATGAGGGAGGAGTGTGGCAGAAGCACATAGTGCACATACGTGAAAATGTCACAGTGTGATAGTGTACTATGTACTATTAATAtgtggataaaataaaaattaacaaaacttgTCGCCACAAGACTATATCTGTTATATGCCACGTTCTGTAACATCTGCTTTCAGAAGATTCATTAAATGTTTTAGTTGTGTATAAttttattctctgtttttatgccaataacaagctgttttcattactgtagctttataatagaacttgatgtcagaaatggtgatgcctctagaagttcctttattgtataggattgttttggctatcctgttttcctttttgtttgttctttttttccgtatgaaattgattattgttctttcaaggtctgtgacgAATTGTGTTAgtattttgatgggtattgcattgaaccTACAGATTGGTTTGGtaggatttccatttttattatgttgatcctacctatccaagaacacgggtgatctttccattttctgatatgttctttcctcaaagacttaaagtttttgtcaaacagAACTTTCACTTCTTTTGTTAGGGTTACCTCagcatattttatgttatttgtagctattgtgaaagatgatatttctctgatttctttctcagcatcttCATCATTTgcgtataggagggctactgattattttgagttatcttgcatcctgccatattactgaagatatttatcagctgtagaagttttcTAGAACAGTTTTTGGCGCcacttatgtatactaccatatcatctacaaataacaaaagtttgacttttttacAATTTGAATTCCAcagatctccttttttttttttttttgacttattgctcagccagaacttcaagaactatgttggataaatatggagagaatggaaaaccttgtctggttcctgattttagtgggattgcttgagtttctctccatttaatttgatgttggctgttggcttgctgtatattgctttttattatgtttagatatgttccttgtatcccttatCTCTCCAAGACTGTTATCATaaagaggtgttggattttgtcaaatgccttttcagcatccaatgagatgatcgtattgtttcttctttcagtttatttatatggtgctTTACATTGATAGAtcttcgtatgttgaaccatccctgcaactcttggatgaagccgacttgttcatggtggatgattttttgatgtgttcttggatttggtttgccagtattttattgagtatttttgcttcTAGATTCATCAGGGAGATTgctctataattctctttcttggttgagtctttgtgtggttttggtatcagggtaactgtagccttataaaaacagttctttctgtttctattatgtggaatactTTGAGGAGAATAAGTATTacctcttctttgaagttctggtagaattctgcactgaaatcatttgaccctgggctttttctttcttttcttttcttttttttcaaaggaagaaattaaaaaggcATAGTTTATTCTGAGAAAAATTGTAATACCCATGGCCATGGCCCCAAATAATGTGTTCCAATGAGGAAGCGGTCACTTGgagttttttataattattagaaCAAAGGAAGTTATAAATCAAGGCATTTAAAATACTGTCTAGTAGGAACATGATCAAGTCAGTGTCCCGACCCTTTGTCAATACAACACACAACACCTtttcttgttgttattattgttttgctttttcaagacaagttttttCTATGTAggtttggctgttctggaactctctctgcagaccaggctggcctcgaactcatagagatctacctgcctctgcttcccaaatgctgggattaaagacatgcaccaccaccacctcctggctcacACAACACTTTTTAAGAtataacctttcttttcttttctttttgattcatttCCAAGATCTCAGATTAAtaaataccatatatatatatggtatttattaatatatataacatattacaAACTTAAAAGCCCCCCCAGTCTTTACCaattcaaatactttaaaagtttaGTCTccttaaaaatccaaagtctcttaaaacttaaaatctctcttaaaaattccaagtctctcaactgtgggttcctataaaataaaaaataagttaaatactttcttactccaagagggaagaaccagggcacagtcacaatctgaaaaaagcaaaaccaaactccattGATGTATATAATCCAGTGTTCAATATCTGAGATCCACTCATGGTCTTCTGGGCTTCTCCACGGAGCGTGGGTcacttctgactctgccctccgcagcacacacagctcatCTTCTAGGCTCCATCTGACTCCTCCGCAGCACACACGGTTCGTCCTCTAGGCTCCATCTGACTCcgctccactgctgctgctgttcttggtggtcaccCCATGGTACTCGCATCTCCAAAACATTGGCATCTTCACTGCGACTGGACTGCACTTTCACCAACAGGCTTTCTTTATGGTTCCAAGCCTCAGCTTCTTTCCATGACCCCATCAATGCTGGTCCTTCAACTGCCACTGAGGCTGcatcttcaccaatggcctcgcttggcctctcacagtgccaagtctCAGCAGCTCTCCATGACCTagtcatgccttcaaaaccagtgccACCCAGGTGAATCTTACactaccaagttcagctgccaaaAGGAGGTACAACCTTGGCCACCTTTGGAACACAACCTCTGtgtgctgtttctcaggaaacacttcccagaagacttcacctcagtgatgcCGGTCTCTTCTTACTcacagccccagctgaccagcaCCCATTGTTCCAGCAAAGCAAATGTTTTACTTCAGTGGTTCTGGTCTCCTATTAATCAGagctgattcttcagctccaGATGAGCAGATGTCACAAATTCTGCATACAATTTCTTTAGGCTACCGACAGTCCCAACAAGCCATTCTTTGCCCACCTCTGCATTAGACTGAACATCCAGCTGAGAACCTTTGGAATGTTTTACCTTAACAAACCCTCTTTTCCACTATTGGAAGGGCTAAGACTGGGATCCAGTACAATCAGCGGGTATAGAAGTGACCCCCCTCCCCGTCTTGCTAAAACTCAACTGTGCTGGCAAATTTTATGCAAGCTGccataaactagagtcatctgagtgGAGGAaaccccaattgagaaaatgcctccagaagattggGCTGTGAGCAAGtctatggagcattttcttattGATGATTGTTAGGTCGCCTGTGGGAGGatggtcc is from Microtus pennsylvanicus isolate mMicPen1 chromosome 1, mMicPen1.hap1, whole genome shotgun sequence and encodes:
- the LOC142860728 gene encoding vomeronasal type-1 receptor 4-like, encoding MASDNLAMGIFLFSQITVGVLGNSSIIFYYMIFIFNGKHLMPKDLIIEHLTVANFLSIISRGIPQAMSDFRFKDFLNDVGCKLIVYIYRIARGVSLYVMCLLSCFQAITISSSNSRWMKLKHRATKYIGPSCSLSWPVHLVLNILTPARVSGPISNKNMTSRLSYGYCSWFASGNVVTALYMSLLCFTDGLCLCLMACLSVFMVSVLYRHKRQVQHIHSAQHCRKVLPEDRAAQTILTLVCIFVISYAFSSIVVIFTTYSKGSVLWKVGVFLFIEMCFPIVCPFVLLSNIKSSSSLFLPCCGNRKLFPNLT